A section of the Candidatus Methylomirabilis sp. genome encodes:
- a CDS encoding TldD/PmbA family protein: MPSLHLELIDEVRERLSALATDLSRRLPACRYLDIRLEVREAQEASAEDGRPRASGREATAAFGVRVIAGDPMPVPGYIGRSLAPGETPNLSRLLRAACRRAHARAVAGAAGKAALRRALPRLARTLADLPLAPIPVRRDTVPASFRVDPRQVPLQAVATLALETSRSLRDQHPALVHNAIHLVTERSRHCFASSEGACLDQGQALTQGWVTVVAERNGVSEELSDVLGHPGGWEVLTDGVFTPYTALPHFPAFTFALAEDALALAAAPPCPTSAGEVVIVTDPHYNALLSHEIVGHPCEADRALKMEAAYAGRSWLLTDLTRHRVGERIASPLVTAYSDPALPGYGQYRYDHEGTPGTKVVHIDEGLFRGFLHSRQTAALLQAAPNGAYTATAASLVPLIRMNNTVFGPGRSDPAEILADVEEGYYLVGHRTPSIAESREQFRISAMKVYEIRRGEVGRLYRDGGLAAGSRAFLSAVDAVGTDLCLFPIPNCGKGQPMQTKRVGNGGPTMRSRARLVGSA; the protein is encoded by the coding sequence ATGCCATCGTTACACCTCGAGCTCATTGACGAGGTCCGGGAGCGGCTGAGCGCCCTGGCCACCGACCTCTCCCGCCGCCTGCCGGCCTGCCGGTACCTGGACATCCGGCTGGAAGTCCGGGAAGCCCAGGAGGCCAGTGCGGAGGACGGCCGCCCCCGGGCCTCGGGTCGCGAGGCCACCGCCGCCTTCGGCGTCCGGGTCATCGCGGGGGACCCGATGCCGGTCCCCGGATACATCGGGCGGAGCCTTGCGCCGGGCGAGACCCCCAACCTCTCCCGCCTGCTCCGGGCCGCCTGCCGCCGGGCCCACGCCAGGGCCGTGGCCGGCGCCGCGGGCAAGGCCGCCCTGCGCCGCGCCCTCCCCCGGCTCGCCCGCACGCTGGCCGATCTCCCCCTCGCTCCGATCCCGGTCCGACGGGACACTGTCCCCGCATCCTTCCGAGTCGACCCGCGGCAGGTCCCGCTCCAGGCGGTGGCCACACTCGCCCTCGAGACCTCCCGCAGCCTGCGGGACCAGCATCCCGCCCTCGTCCACAACGCCATTCACCTCGTGACGGAGCGAAGCCGACACTGCTTCGCCAGCTCGGAAGGGGCCTGCCTCGACCAGGGGCAGGCCCTGACCCAGGGCTGGGTCACCGTGGTCGCCGAGCGGAACGGCGTGAGCGAGGAGCTCTCCGATGTCCTCGGGCATCCCGGGGGGTGGGAGGTCCTGACCGACGGGGTCTTCACGCCCTACACCGCCCTCCCCCACTTCCCGGCCTTCACCTTCGCGCTGGCCGAGGACGCCCTCGCCCTGGCGGCGGCCCCCCCCTGCCCCACGAGTGCAGGGGAGGTGGTGATCGTCACGGACCCCCACTACAACGCACTGCTCAGCCACGAGATCGTGGGACATCCCTGCGAGGCCGACCGGGCCCTCAAGATGGAGGCCGCCTATGCCGGGCGATCCTGGCTCTTGACCGACCTCACGCGCCATCGCGTCGGGGAGCGGATCGCCTCCCCGCTGGTGACGGCCTACTCCGACCCGGCCCTGCCCGGATACGGCCAGTACCGCTACGACCACGAGGGGACCCCCGGAACGAAGGTCGTGCACATTGACGAGGGGCTGTTCCGCGGCTTCCTCCACAGCCGGCAGACCGCGGCGCTTCTGCAGGCGGCGCCGAACGGCGCCTACACCGCGACCGCCGCGAGCCTCGTCCCCCTCATCCGGATGAACAACACCGTCTTCGGCCCCGGCCGCAGTGACCCGGCGGAGATCCTCGCCGATGTGGAGGAGGGCTACTACCTGGTCGGGCACCGCACTCCCTCCATCGCGGAGTCCCGCGAGCAGTTCCGGATCTCGGCCATGAAAGTGTACGAGATCCGCCGGGGGGAGGTGGGGCGCCTCTACCGGGACGGGGGGCTGGCCGCCGGGAGCCGCGCCTTCCTCAGCGCGGTAGACGCGGTCGGCACCGACCTCTGCCTCTTCCCGATCCCGAACTGCGGCAAGGGCCAGCCGATGCAGACGAAGCGGGTGGGCAACGGCGGCCCGACGATGCGCAGCCGGGCCCGGCTCGTGGGAAGCGCCTGA
- a CDS encoding metallopeptidase TldD-related protein yields MNGRLTKAVGEALAHLRSLPDVLEVEAYACRSARLTVRLNYTSHLPCHGLEESKSEEEAGVAVRALFQTPEGSRVGFGSASGPPTGAAWEEALARARQGAVADPDFPGLPAGTGERRRLRRHHDPALLHLSDEALAAAGWRVLEGALRTFDAPGALRGAEPAALGLIVGGDVTVRQETMAVGSSHLPVEADTAASALANVTAMVEAWDAKGTGGQVAARLADLTEAPGVEAASAALAARGGVRVPGGVVPVIFGPAAVADLLTYLILPSVSLDHLLRGTSAFQGQVGRQIAMPALSLADDGAAPGLPASRGITCEGLPTGRTRLIERGVLVGTLTNAYEAGRALRDATAAAKLGCEPKEVPEALVPRNGFRQTGGLRSAEVPPSIAATNVLLTGEPAEPLTALLARVGRGLYLGRLWYTYPINGLRAGDFTGTAVADSFLIRDGRLAEPLAVNAVRVNDNIRRLLTAILGVGDTARSVAGWGADEVILAPPVAVAEVPVDAISSGEPV; encoded by the coding sequence ATGAACGGGCGGCTCACGAAGGCGGTAGGGGAAGCGCTGGCCCACCTGCGATCCCTCCCTGACGTCCTCGAGGTGGAGGCCTACGCCTGCCGGAGCGCGCGCCTCACCGTCCGCCTGAACTACACCTCCCACCTGCCGTGCCACGGCCTGGAGGAGTCCAAGTCGGAGGAGGAGGCGGGCGTGGCGGTCCGCGCCCTCTTCCAGACGCCGGAGGGGTCCCGCGTCGGCTTCGGCTCCGCCTCCGGCCCCCCCACCGGCGCGGCCTGGGAGGAGGCCCTTGCCCGGGCCCGGCAGGGGGCCGTCGCCGATCCGGATTTCCCCGGGTTGCCGGCCGGGACGGGGGAGCGCCGGAGACTGCGACGGCACCACGACCCCGCCCTGCTCCACCTGTCCGACGAGGCCCTGGCGGCCGCAGGCTGGCGGGTGCTCGAGGGGGCGCTCCGGACCTTCGATGCCCCCGGCGCCCTCCGCGGCGCCGAGCCTGCCGCCCTCGGGCTCATCGTGGGCGGGGACGTGACCGTCCGCCAGGAGACGATGGCCGTCGGCTCGAGCCACCTGCCCGTGGAGGCCGATACCGCGGCGTCCGCCCTGGCGAACGTCACCGCGATGGTGGAGGCCTGGGACGCCAAGGGGACGGGGGGGCAGGTGGCGGCCCGGCTCGCGGACCTGACCGAAGCCCCAGGAGTGGAGGCGGCCTCCGCTGCCCTGGCCGCCCGCGGCGGAGTCCGCGTCCCCGGTGGAGTGGTCCCGGTGATCTTCGGACCGGCCGCCGTGGCCGACCTGCTCACCTACCTGATCCTCCCGTCGGTCTCCTTGGACCACCTCCTCCGGGGGACCTCCGCCTTCCAGGGCCAGGTGGGCCGGCAAATCGCCATGCCCGCGCTCTCCCTCGCGGACGACGGGGCCGCCCCCGGCCTGCCCGCGAGCCGCGGCATCACCTGCGAAGGGCTGCCGACGGGGCGAACCCGTCTGATCGAGCGGGGGGTCCTGGTCGGGACGCTCACGAACGCCTACGAGGCGGGGCGCGCCCTCCGCGACGCCACGGCGGCGGCCAAGCTCGGCTGCGAGCCGAAGGAGGTGCCGGAGGCGCTCGTCCCGCGCAACGGCTTCCGCCAGACGGGCGGGCTGCGCTCGGCCGAGGTTCCTCCGAGCATCGCCGCGACGAATGTCCTACTGACGGGGGAGCCGGCGGAGCCGCTTACCGCGCTCCTGGCCCGGGTGGGGCGGGGCCTCTACCTCGGGCGCCTCTGGTACACGTACCCCATCAACGGCCTCAGGGCCGGCGACTTCACCGGGACCGCAGTGGCCGACTCGTTCCTGATCCGGGACGGGCGGCTGGCGGAACCGCTCGCCGTCAACGCGGTCCGGGTGAACGACAACATCCGGCGGCTCCTCACGGCCATCCTGGGGGTGGGTGATACGGCGAGGTCGGTGGCGGGATGGGGGGCGGACGAGGTCATCCTCGCGCCGCCGGTGGCGGTGGCCGAGGTCCCCGTCGACGCGATCAGTTCCGGCGAACCCGTCTAA
- a CDS encoding RraA family protein produces the protein MPAGPLSFAILEDLRRLSSPTVANAIETFNYRSRAEGFMRAEIRCMFPELPPLVGYAATARIMAGRPPGEGRRIPPERWWDYLLTLPEPRVVVMQDLDRPSLGAFWGEVQANIHRALGCAGTITDGGVRDLVEVAALGFAFFAAHVQVSHAYVHLVDFGGPVSVGGLLVQPGDLLHADRHGVVQVPLDLAAKIPDGAAAVERQEREIIGACQAPDFTPERLKTTWRRVRG, from the coding sequence ATGCCCGCCGGTCCGCTCAGCTTCGCCATTCTGGAGGACCTCCGCCGGCTCTCGAGCCCGACGGTGGCGAACGCCATCGAGACCTTCAACTACCGCTCCCGCGCGGAGGGGTTCATGCGGGCCGAGATCCGGTGCATGTTCCCGGAGCTGCCCCCACTGGTGGGCTACGCCGCCACGGCCCGCATCATGGCGGGCCGGCCCCCCGGGGAGGGACGCCGCATCCCGCCCGAGCGCTGGTGGGACTACCTCCTCACCCTGCCCGAGCCGCGCGTCGTGGTGATGCAGGACCTGGATCGCCCCTCCCTCGGGGCCTTCTGGGGGGAGGTGCAGGCCAACATCCACCGGGCGCTCGGCTGCGCGGGGACCATCACCGACGGGGGCGTGCGGGACCTCGTCGAGGTCGCCGCTCTCGGCTTCGCCTTCTTCGCCGCCCACGTCCAGGTCTCCCATGCCTACGTCCACCTGGTGGACTTCGGCGGCCCCGTGAGCGTGGGCGGCCTGCTCGTCCAGCCCGGCGATCTCCTCCATGCCGATCGCCACGGCGTCGTGCAGGTCCCTCTCGATCTCGCGGCGAAGATCCCGGACGGGGCGGCCGCGGTGGAGCGGCAGGAGCGGGAGATCATCGGCGCCTGCCAGGCGCCGGACTTCACCCCGGAGCGTTTGAAGACGACCTGGCGCCGCGTCCGGGGTTAG
- a CDS encoding S1C family serine protease: MDAAPQLAQQVVPSSVHLEVTVPASHPSVVPLGTERMGSGTLVEADLVLTVNSVTLGAAGVTVTGPHGRQATGEVVARDFDSGLALVKVPRGLGPPAPLGEAAAAAPGQPVFLLASTAPTARRVRGGHLIEVGPFDAAWEYMLDRALKANAANPGFGGGALCDLRGRMLGVVSLNLAEVARASLAIPVDLYRDHREELLRHGRILSRPPRAWLGLFSQGRAGGVQVVGVIPDSPAARAGVREGDLLIGLDVVRLTSRREFYTELWKHRPGEPVLLSLLRGGTPKAIEVTAGDRAAFYR; the protein is encoded by the coding sequence ATGGATGCGGCTCCTCAGTTGGCGCAGCAGGTTGTCCCGTCGAGCGTGCACCTCGAGGTGACCGTCCCGGCGAGCCACCCCTCCGTCGTTCCCCTCGGGACGGAGCGGATGGGCTCGGGGACGCTGGTCGAGGCGGACCTGGTCCTCACGGTGAACTCCGTCACCCTCGGGGCCGCTGGCGTCACCGTCACCGGGCCGCACGGCCGCCAGGCAACTGGAGAGGTGGTGGCGCGGGATTTCGACAGCGGGCTCGCGCTCGTGAAGGTCCCCCGGGGCCTCGGCCCGCCCGCCCCCCTGGGGGAAGCGGCAGCAGCGGCACCGGGGCAACCGGTTTTCCTCCTCGCCAGCACCGCCCCCACGGCCCGGCGGGTCCGGGGGGGCCATCTGATTGAGGTAGGCCCCTTCGACGCGGCCTGGGAGTACATGCTGGATCGGGCGCTCAAGGCGAATGCCGCGAACCCCGGTTTCGGCGGGGGCGCCCTGTGCGACCTGAGGGGGCGGATGCTGGGCGTGGTCTCCCTGAATCTCGCGGAGGTGGCCCGGGCCTCGCTGGCGATTCCCGTGGACCTGTACCGCGACCACCGGGAGGAGCTCCTCCGGCACGGGAGGATCCTGAGCCGCCCTCCCCGGGCGTGGCTCGGGCTGTTCAGCCAGGGACGGGCCGGCGGGGTGCAGGTGGTCGGGGTCATCCCGGACTCCCCCGCCGCCCGGGCCGGCGTGCGGGAAGGAGATCTCCTCATCGGCCTCGATGTGGTCCGCCTGACCAGCCGCCGGGAATTCTACACCGAACTGTGGAAGCACCGCCCGGGGGAACCGGTCCTCCTCAGCCTGCTGCGGGGGGGAACCCCGAAGGCCATCGAGGTGACGGCCGGCGACCGGGCGGCGTTCTACCGCTAG
- the nth gene encoding endonuclease III: MAAAPPPRRARRALDINTIVRTLKRAVRAWAPPAVAQVQADRPDPFRVLVSCLLSLRTKDAVTEAASRRLFALADTPAAILALPRRTIERTIYPVCFYRVKARTLQEVSRDLLTRFGGRVPDTLEDLLTLKGVGRKTANLVVTVGYNKAGICVDTHVHRISNRWGYVRTKTPEATEEALRATLPRRHWISFNDLLVPFGQNCCKPISPLCSQCPVEAHCAKVGVTHHR; the protein is encoded by the coding sequence ATGGCCGCTGCCCCTCCGCCCCGCCGCGCACGACGGGCCCTGGACATCAACACGATCGTCCGGACGTTGAAGCGGGCTGTCCGCGCCTGGGCCCCGCCCGCCGTCGCCCAGGTCCAGGCAGATCGCCCCGACCCATTCCGGGTCCTGGTCTCCTGCCTGCTCAGCCTCCGGACTAAGGATGCCGTGACCGAGGCGGCATCCCGGCGCCTCTTCGCCCTGGCCGACACGCCCGCCGCAATCCTCGCCCTGCCCCGCCGGACCATCGAGCGGACCATCTACCCGGTGTGTTTCTACCGGGTGAAGGCCCGCACCCTCCAGGAGGTCTCGCGGGATCTCCTGACCCGCTTCGGCGGCAGGGTCCCCGACACCCTGGAAGACCTGCTCACGCTGAAGGGGGTGGGGCGAAAGACGGCCAACCTGGTGGTGACGGTAGGCTACAACAAGGCTGGCATCTGCGTCGACACCCACGTCCATCGGATCAGCAACCGGTGGGGCTACGTCCGGACGAAAACCCCGGAGGCGACGGAGGAAGCCCTGCGGGCCACCCTTCCCCGGAGGCACTGGATCTCCTTCAACGACCTCCTCGTCCCCTTCGGCCAGAACTGCTGCAAGCCGATCTCCCCCCTCTGCAGCCAGTGCCCGGTCGAGGCCCACTGCGCCAAGGTGGGTGTGACCCACCACCGCTAG
- a CDS encoding cupin domain-containing protein: protein MKRILVALIVVLASGLWSLPSTAIAQQPLVIKAKAEKKVAELPAGPLFWRIENFTALAHARAAAGPWALVAESAGKVWLFTLGPAGGSSAGGTTVAELGPIPRIVAPQYLLRINEASGPPGSITPVHTHPGSEAFFVLAGEQSIRSPHGVMRVKVGQPEAGQGANMPMQVSSSGSTDLHALVMFVVDATKPFSSPATFP, encoded by the coding sequence ATGAAACGGATTCTCGTCGCTCTGATCGTGGTTTTGGCATCGGGATTATGGTCATTGCCATCGACGGCGATCGCCCAGCAGCCGCTTGTCATCAAGGCGAAGGCCGAAAAGAAAGTCGCGGAGTTGCCGGCTGGACCGCTCTTCTGGCGGATAGAGAACTTTACTGCGCTCGCGCACGCGCGGGCCGCCGCGGGCCCCTGGGCGTTGGTCGCCGAGTCGGCGGGCAAAGTCTGGCTCTTCACGCTCGGCCCGGCGGGTGGGTCATCCGCGGGCGGCACTACGGTTGCGGAATTGGGACCAATCCCCCGGATCGTTGCACCACAGTATCTCCTTCGGATCAACGAAGCCAGCGGCCCGCCGGGCAGCATTACGCCCGTGCATACTCATCCGGGCTCCGAGGCATTCTTCGTGCTGGCCGGGGAGCAAAGCATCCGGAGTCCCCACGGGGTGATGCGTGTCAAGGTTGGCCAGCCCGAAGCGGGTCAGGGTGCCAATATGCCTATGCAGGTCTCGAGCAGCGGCTCGACGGATCTGCACGCCCTGGTGATGTTTGTGGTGGACGCCACCAAACCGTTTTCATCTCCGGCCACTTTTCCGTGA
- a CDS encoding lipocalin family protein: PVTGLAWMDHEFGSTELSPEQVGWDWFSVQLEDGTDLMLYLIRHRDGRPDPFSSGTLVAPDGTARALALAEFAVEPLGRWRSPRSGGIYPMGWRIRVPGSALTLTLTPLFPDQELDTAKSTQVIYWEGGVRVTGERAGQTVRGQGYVEMTGYAAPFRKKI, from the coding sequence GCCCGTCACCGGCCTCGCCTGGATGGACCACGAGTTCGGCTCGACGGAGCTGTCGCCCGAGCAGGTGGGGTGGGACTGGTTCAGCGTCCAGCTCGAGGACGGGACGGATCTCATGCTTTACCTCATCCGCCACCGGGACGGGCGCCCCGATCCCTTCTCGAGCGGGACGCTCGTCGCCCCCGACGGGACGGCCCGCGCCCTCGCCCTTGCCGAGTTTGCCGTCGAGCCCCTCGGCCGCTGGAGGAGCCCGCGGAGCGGGGGGATCTACCCCATGGGCTGGCGGATCCGCGTCCCGGGATCGGCCCTGACTCTCACCCTCACGCCCCTCTTCCCAGACCAGGAACTGGACACGGCGAAGAGCACCCAGGTCATCTACTGGGAGGGGGGTGTGCGGGTCACGGGGGAGCGGGCCGGGCAGACTGTGCGGGGGCAGGGCTACGTGGAGATGACGGGCTACGCGGCGCCGTTCCGGAAGAAGATCTAG